Proteins from a genomic interval of Rosa chinensis cultivar Old Blush chromosome 2, RchiOBHm-V2, whole genome shotgun sequence:
- the LOC121051707 gene encoding putative disease resistance protein RGA3: protein MAEALILAEALISVLLEQLASITIQQVQQQVKLVVDVKKEVANLTHNFQAIEVVLKDAEERQVKEATVKLWLDDLKDVSNEMEDVLDDWNTEILRLQIEKQEKEAGNALDTTKKKVCLCIPTASFCYGQVGRVIFRHGIAIKIKDLNEKLATIARRRQDFNFQYTKSATEHIERQKTTSFVDQTFGRVDEKELLVRKLLSESNPKGQSPLVIPIVGMGGIGKTTLSQLAYNDKRVQENFKDRIWVCVSDPFDELNIAKTILARLGGNVNSISSDLDAFFECLQKSIEGKKFLLVLDDVWNQDYMKWANLKLHLQQKDAVGSKIIVTTRKEEVARMMGAPDNTINLKVLSDENCWSLFAGIAFANSNQDECRNLEPIGRDIVNKCKGFPLIAKTLGGLMLCKKTKREWQDVLSSKIWELDIVEQQVFQPLLLNFYDLTPMIKRCLLYCVIFPKDSIINKEVLIKLWMSQGFLGSVGNKEKTMIDIGESYFNNLVMRSFFQNFKKDKFGDIKQCQMHDIVHDFLQFLTKNEYLIVEGKGGEARPRVDFTIKMREDVEFESQLNQRSSGRGWRVGALEVFGFIRKQVAAEIT, encoded by the exons ATGGCTGAAGCACTCATTTTGGCTGAAgcactcatttccgttctcctAGAACAGTTGGCTTCAATCACCATTCAACAGGTACAACAACAAGTGAAATTGGTAGTTGATGTTAAGAAAGAAGTTGCAAATCTCACCCACAATTTCCAAGCTATAGAAGTCGTGCTCAAAGATGCAGAGGAGAGGCAAGTGAAGGAGGCTACCGTTAAGCTATGGCTGGATGATTTAAAGGACGTGTCCAACGAGATGGAGGACGTGTTGGATGATTGGAACACTGAAATTCTGAGGCTACAAATTGAGAAACAAGAGAAAGAAGCTGGAAATGCTCTTGATACGACTAAGAAGAAGGTATGTCTATGCATCCCTACTGCTTCCTTTTGTTATGGCCAAGTTGGTCGAGTTATTTTTCGTCACGGCATTGCTATAAAGATTAAAGATCTCAATGAAAAGTTAGCAACAATTGCTAGGAGGAGGCAAGATTTTAACTTTCAGTACACGAAAAGTGCTACTGAACATATTGAGCGACAAAAGACTACTTCTTTTGTTGATCAAACATTTGGTCGGGTAGATGAAAAGGAATTATTGGTGCGCAAGTTGTTGAGTGAGAGTAATCCTAAAGGGCAGAGCCCCCTTGTCATCCCTATTGTAGGGATGGGCGGAATCGGTAAAACAACCCTTTCCCAACTGGCATATAATGATAAAAGAGTCCAGGAAAATTTCAAAGATAGAATATGGGTTTGTGTCTCAGACCCATTTGATGAGCTCAACATAGCCAAAACCATCCTTGCACGCCTCGGTGGAAATGTCAATTCCATTTCGAGTGACCTAGACGCTTTCTTCGAATGTCTGCAGAAGTCTATTGAGGGGAAAAAGTTTCTCCTCGTCTTAGATGATGTGTGGAACCAAGACTATATGAAGTGGGCAAACTTGAAGCTACATTTACAGCAGAAAGATGCTGTAGGTAGTAAAATAATTGTCACTACACGAAAAGAAGAAGTAGCTAGGATGATGGGAGCACCCGATAACACTATCAATTTGAAGGTGTTGAGTGATGAAAATTGTTGGTCATTGTTTGCTGGAATTGCCTTTGCCAATAGTAACCAAGATGAGTGTCGAAATTTAGAACCTATTGGTAGGGACATTGTAAACAAGTGCAAAGGGTTCCCTCTTATTGCTAAGACTTTAGGTGGCCTCATGCTTtgtaagaaaacaaagagagaatGGCAAGATGTTTTGAGTAGTAAGATATGGGAGTTAGACATAGTGGAGCAACAAGTTTTCCAACCGCTATTACTAAATTTTTATGATTTAACTCCAATGATCAAGCGTTGTCTCTTATATTGTGTTATTTTTCCAAAGGAcagtataattaacaaagaagttTTGATTAAGTTGTGGATGTCGCAAGGTTTTCTTGGTTCAGTTGGGAACAAAGAAAAGACAATGATAGACATTGGAGAATCATATTTCAATAACTTAGTAATGCGATCTTTCTTCCAGAATTTCAAGAAAGATAAATTTGGAGATATTAAACAGTGCCAAATGCATGATATTGTGCATGACTTTCTCCAATTTTTAACCAAGAATGAATACTTAATTGTGGAGGGCAAAGGTGGTGAGGCGAGA CCGAGAGTGGATTTTACAATTAAAATGCGTGAGGACGTTGAATTTGAGTCACAACTTAATCAGCGAAGTTCCGGACGAGGTTGGCGTGTTGGTGCACTTGAGGTATTTGGATTTATCCGAAAACAAGTGGCTGCAGAAATTACCTGA